GGGTGCGTGGCGACGAGGAGGCCGCGCGCGACTTCTACGACGAGCACGGGCACTGGCCCGACCAGACGCCCGAGGAGGCGGAGGCCGAGCGCGAGGAGGCCCAGAAGTGGGCCCGCGCGCAGACGTCGACCGCCGATCCGGACGGCGTCGTCTAGGTGCCGCCCGCCTCGGCGACGCGCCGACGGGCCAGCGTCATCGCCGCGTCCAGCGGGGTGGATCCCGTCGCGTCGGCCTGCGCGAACACGGTCCGCATCGTCTCGCCGATGCCGCGGACGCGTCGGCGGGCCAGCCGCGGGTCGTAGCCGTCCGGCTCGAGCTCGACGCTGATGTTCACGATCCCGCCCGCGTTGGCGACGAAGTCGGGCGCCCAGAGGACCCCGCGGTCGGCGAGCAGGCCGGCGACCGCGTCGTCGGCGAGCTGGTTGTTGGCGGCGCCTGCGACCACCGGCGCCTGCAGGGCGGCGACCGCGTCGGCGTCGAGCACGCCGCCCAGGGCGCACGGCGCGAGCACGTCGACCGGGGCCGTGAGCGCGCGTCCCGACGCGATCCAGCGGGCGCCGAGGCGCGCCGCGTCCTCGCGCCGCGCCGCGACGATGTCGGTGACGAGCAGCGTCGCGCCGGCCCGGGCGAGCAGCCCGGCGAGCGCCAGGCCGACGTGCCCGAGCCCGACCACCGCGACCGAGCGGCCGCGCAGGTCCGCGCTGCCGAACGCGCGCTCGCAGCTCGCCCGGATCGACTCGAGGACCCCGAGCGCCGTCCACGGGGACGGGTCGCCCGAGCCGCCCCGTGCCCGGCTGAGGCCCGCCACGTGCGGCGTGACCCCGGCCATCACCCCGAGGTCGCGCGCGGACGTGCCGACGTCCTCGGCGGTGACGTAGCGGCCGTCGAGGACCGCGACGGTCTCGGCGAAGTCCAGCAGGGCGGCGCGGCGCGCGGCGCCGGTGGGGGCCGGCGCCCCGGCGGGAAGCGCGATGACGCCCTTGCCACCGCCGAGCGGCAGCCCGGCGACCGCGGACTTCCAGGTCATCGCCCGGCTCAGGCGCAGCGCGTCGGCGAGCGCCGCGTCGTGGCCGTCGTAGCGCCACATGCGGCAGCCGCCGAGCGACGGGCCGCGGGCGGTGGAGTGGACGGCGACGACGGTGGTGAGCCCGGACCGCGGGCCGCGGCGCAGCAGCACCTCCTCGTGCTCGAGCCCGGCGTCCGCGGCGGGGGTGCGCGCCACTAGGGGCGGACCGTGCCGGAGGGCCCGGGGCCGCTGGCACCGCCCGGGCCGGCGGCGGGGGCCGCAGCGCCGGCGGGCGCCCCGGTGTCCCGCGGGGGCTCCACCGTGGTCGGCTGCCCGGCGAGCGCGCCGGGCGTCGTGGTGGCGGTCGTCGTCCCGGTCCCGCTGCCCGAACCCGTCCCGGTGCCGTGCCCGGTCCCGGTCGTGGGGGCGGTCGGGCCGGTGTCGGTCGTGGTCGGCGCGACCGGCTCGTCCGGCGCCTGGGCGCCACCGGTCGGGTCGACGACGGGTGCCGCCGCGGGGTCGCCGCCCAGGCCGCCGTCCGCGGTGGGCTCGTCGGCGGTGCCGAGGCCGACCGCGGGGAGCGCGGCGTCGTCGGTCTCCGCGTGCATCGCGGTCCGCCGGCGGTCCTTCTCGGCCTTGCGGCGCTCGCTCGTGGCGCCCGTGGGCCGCTCGGCCGCGCGGCGGGCGGCGGCAGGCGCGGGCGCGGCGACGGCCGCCGCGGCGACCGGGGCGGCGGCCCGCGGAGCGGCGGCACGCTGCCCGCGCTCCTCCTGCTTCTTCGGCGGCACGATGCGGTGCTGGACCTCGGCGGCCCCGCCCCCGACGACCGCTGCGCAGCACACGATGGCGGCGACCTTGCTCGCCGTCGCGGCCGCGCCCCCGCCGATCAGCGCGACGCCGCCGCCCGACGCGGCGCCCGCGCCCATGGTGGCGGCACCGCCGGCGGCAGCCCCGGATCCGGCGGACCCGATGCCGAGGATCTTCATGACGAGGCCCCAGGGGCCCGCCGACGGGCTGAGCGAGTGCAGGCCGGTGGAGACGCCCTTGAGCGTGTCGCGGTAGGAGCGGCAGGCCGCGCAGTCGCGCAGGTGGCGGCGCGCGCGGCCGGTCATCCGCACGCCGCGGTCGTGCGCCTGGTCGAGGTCGTCACGGATGTCCGCGCACGACAGCGCACGGGCCTCCGCCTGCTCGACGAGGCCCATCCGGGCGCGGACGAGCAGCGACTTCACCGCGGGGACGCTGCACTCCAGCGCCGTGGCGAGCTCGACGTAGCTCAGGCCCTCCATCTCGCGCAGGAGCAGGGCCGAGCGCTGCTGCTCGGGCAGCCGGCCGACGTCGGTGACGAGCCGCTGGAGGTCCTCCCGTCGCGACGCCTCGGTCAGCGGGTCGTGCAGCGCGCTGGCCTGGAGCTCGTCGTGCAGCTCCACCGTCGCGGGCCGCGGGCGACGCAGCTGGTCGATGCAGCGGTTGTGCGCGACCCGGTAGAGCCACGCGCGCACCGACACGGGCCGCTCGTCCGCCCGCAGCGCGCCGTAGGCGCGCAGGAACACGTCCTGCATCGCGTCCTCGGCGTCGGACGTCGAGCCGCCGAGCATCTGCCGCGCGTAGGTGAAGAGCCGCTGGCGGTAGCGGTCGTGGAGCACCTGGAAGGCGTCGTCGTTGCCCGCCCGGAAGGACGCGAGCAGCTGCTCGTCCGAGCGCAGGCGCAGCAACGGCCCGCCCCGGAGGAGGCGACGTGCGGCGGGGGCTCTGGTGACGGGGGCGTCCACGGTCTCGACCTAGGGTACTCGCGCCAACGGGCGCCGTCCGCGGGAGTTGCGGTCTTGTCGGCGCTCCGCTGGGGGCAGGACCTGCTCGCCCGCGCGGGCCGCTCCCGGAACCCGCCGGCCGCCGGGGTGCGGCAGCTGCTGCGCCGTCGCGGGGCGCGGCTGGCGGTCCGCGCCCGCGACGGCGGTCAGGGCGCGACCACCGTCCGTCCGGCCCTCCCGCGGCGGCGGCGGTGAACGTCCCGCCGCCGCCGTGAGCCCTGGCGCGTCGACGCCCGTAGGCGGGGCATGGCTACGAGACTGGTGGGCGTCGGCGAGCTCGGCGAGACGCAGGTGACGATCGTGGAGGACACGCCGCACGGCACGCTCGCCGTGGGCCTCAGCGGCGGCGAGCCGTTCGCGGTGTCCAACCGCTGCCGGCACCTCGGGGCGCCGCTGGGCAAGGGCCGCGTCGACGCGGACGGCTGCCTGGAGTGCCCGTGGCACTCGGCGCTGTTCGACGTGCGCACGGGCGCGATGACCCGCGGCCCGCAGGGCGCGTTCAAGCCGATCGCGGGCGTCGTCAAGGGCACGCTCGGGGCGCGCAAGCTCAAGACCTTCCCGGTCGAGCTGCGCGAGGACGCGATCTGGCTCACCGCCTGAGCCCCGGGTAGGCTCGGCGCGGATGGCCGCGCTGAGCTCCGCCCGCCAACGCACGCTGCTGGACGCCGCGCGTCGCGGCGACGAGACCGCCTACGGGGCGCTCGTCGAGGCCTACCGTGGGGAGCTGCACGCCCACTGCTACCGGATGCTCGGCTCCGCGCACGACGCCGAGGACGCGCTGCAGGACACGCTCCTGCGCGCCTGGCGGGGCCTGCCGCGGTTCGAGCAGCGCAGCTCGCTGCGGTCCTGGCTCTACCGGATCGCGACGAACGCCTGCCTGGACGTCATCTCCGGCACCGGTCGGCGCCAGCTGCCCACCGACTTCGGGCCCGCGACCGACGCGCACGACGGGCCCGGCCCGCCGCTCACCGAGACCGCCTGGATCGAGCCGTTCCCCGACCAGCGCGTCGGGCTCGTCGACGGGCGCGCCGCGCCCGCCGCCCGCTACGAGCAGCGGGAGGCGGTCGAGCTCGCGTTCATCGCCGCGCTGCAGCACCTGCCCGCCTCGCAGCGCGCGACGCTCATCCTCTGCGAGGTCCTCGGCTTCAGCGCCAAGGAGGCCGCGGAGACGCTCGAGACGTCCGTGCCCGCGGTCAACAGCGCCCTGCAGCGCGCCCGCCGTGCGGTCGAGGAGAAGCTGCCCGCGCAGTCGCAGCAGGCGACGCTGCGCACGCTCGACGACGAGGACCTGCGCCGGATCGTCGACGGCTACGTGGAGGCGTGGGAGCGCGGGGACGTCGACGGGATCGCCGCGATGCTCGCGCACGACGCGGCGATCACGATGCCGCCGATGGCGACCTGGTTCCGCGGCGAGCAGCTGTTCGTGTTCCTGCGCGAGTGGGCGTTCAACGGCCGCGTGTACGGGGCGGAGGGCCGCCGGCGCGTGCGGGTGGTCCCGGCCCGCGCCAACGGCCAGCTGGCGTTCGGCACCTACTCGTGGGACGAGGGGGAGGGCGTGCACCTGCCGACCGTCCTGCAGGTGCTCACCCTCGACGCGGACCGGCGGATCACCGAGATCACCGGCTTCGTGACCCCGGACGTGTACCCGCTGTTCGGGCTGCCGCGCGAGCTGCCGTAGCCGGCCCCTACTCCTCGATGTTGCTCATCACGTGCTTGATGCGCGTGTAGTCCTCGAAGCCGTAGGCGGACAGGTCCTTGCCGTAGCCGGACTGCTTGAAGCCGCCGTGCGGCATCTCGGCGACGAGCGGGATGTGGGTGTTGATCCACACGCAGCCGAAGTCGAGGTCGCGGGCCATCCGCATCGCGCGGCCGTGGTCGCTGGTCCAGACGCTGGAGGCGAGCCCGTACTTCACGCCGTTGGCCCACGCGAGCGCCTGCGCCTCGTCGGCGAACTGCTGCACGGTGATGACCGGGCCGAAGATCTCCTCCTGGATCATCTCGTCGTCCTGCCGCAGCCCGGTGACGACGGTCGGCTCGTAGAAGTAGCCGCCGCCGGACGCCGGGTTGCCGCCCGTGGTGACCGTCGCGTGGGCGGGGGCGCGCTCGATGAACCCGGCGACGCGCTCGCGCTGGACCTGGCTGATGACCGGGCCCATGTAGGTGTCCTCGTCGAACGGGTCGCCGTAGCTCGTGCCCCGGGCCTGCTCGGTGAGCGCCTCGACGAACGCGTCGTGGATGCCCGGGCCGACGATCACGCGGGTGGCGGCGGTGCAGTCCTGGCCGGCGTTGAAGTACCCGGTGCCCGCGATCATCTCCGCGGCGGCGGCCACGTCCGCGTCGTCGAACACGACGACGGGGGCCTTGCCGCCGAGCTCGAGGTGCACGCGCTTGAGCGAGTCCGCGGCGGCGGCCGCGACCGCCTTGCCCGCCCGGACCGACCCGGTGATCGAGACCATGTCGACGCCCTCGTGGCGGACGAGCGCCTCGCCGGTCTCGCCGCGTCCGAGCAGCACGTTGAAGACGCCCTCGGGGGTGTGCTTGGCGATGATCTCCGCCATCCACAGCGTCGAGGTCGGCGTGTTCTCCGACGGCTTGAGGATCATGCTGTTGCCGGCCGCGAGCGCCGGTCCGAACTTCCAGACCGCCATCATGAACGGGTAGTTCCACGGCGTGATCCCCGCGGTCACCCCGATCGGCTCGCGCCGGATCTGCGAGGTGTGCCCCGCCATGTACTCGGCGGACGCGAGTCCCTGGAGGTTGCGGGCGGCCCCGGCGAAGAACCGCAGCTGGTCGACCGCCGGCGGCACCTCCTCGCTGAGCACGAGCGCGAGCGGCTTGCCGGTGTTCTCCGTCTCGATGCGGGCGAGCTCGTCGGCGCGCTCCTCGATCTCGTCGGCGATCCGCAGCAGCGCCAGCGACCGCTCCGACGGCGTCGCGGCACGCCACTCGACGAAGCCCTCGCGGGCCGCCTCCACCGCACCGTCGACGTCGTCGCGGGAGGAGACGCCGAGCTGCGCGATGACCTCGCCCGTGGCGGCGTTGTGGACGTCCTGGGCGCCGTCCCCGGACGGGGCGACGGACGTGCCGGCGATGAAGTTCTGGAGCATGGCGCGACGCTACCAGCGCCGATGTGGCGGATCCCATGGACGCTGCGGCGTACGCGACGGGCGCGTGGACGCCCGCGTGGCGGGGCGTAGGGTCCGCGCATGCGCGCCGTCGTCCTGCACCCGCATCCCGACATGGGCGGCACCCGCCACGACCCGGTCGTCACGACGCTGGCCCGGGCGCTCGTCGGGGCCCACACGTTCGACTTCGTCTCCTCCGACCCGCGGCGGGCGGTCGACCAGACGCTGACCGAGCTCGGGGACGGGTCGGTGTGGCTGGCGGGCTACTCGTTCGGCGGCGGGATCGCGTCGCTGATCGACGATCCGCGCGTGCGGGGCTGGATCCTCGTCGCCCCGGCGCTGGCGATGGTCGCCCCGGTGATCGCGACCGACACGCGCCCGAAGCTCGTGCTCGCCGCCGAGCGCGACGCGTTCTTCCCGCCCGCCTCGCTGCGGGAGCTGACCGCCGGGTGGGCGGC
The sequence above is a segment of the Paraconexibacter algicola genome. Coding sequences within it:
- a CDS encoding RNA polymerase sigma factor is translated as MDAPVTRAPAARRLLRGGPLLRLRSDEQLLASFRAGNDDAFQVLHDRYRQRLFTYARQMLGGSTSDAEDAMQDVFLRAYGALRADERPVSVRAWLYRVAHNRCIDQLRRPRPATVELHDELQASALHDPLTEASRREDLQRLVTDVGRLPEQQRSALLLREMEGLSYVELATALECSVPAVKSLLVRARMGLVEQAEARALSCADIRDDLDQAHDRGVRMTGRARRHLRDCAACRSYRDTLKGVSTGLHSLSPSAGPWGLVMKILGIGSAGSGAAAGGAATMGAGAASGGGVALIGGGAAATASKVAAIVCCAAVVGGGAAEVQHRIVPPKKQEERGQRAAAPRAAAPVAAAAVAAPAPAAARRAAERPTGATSERRKAEKDRRRTAMHAETDDAALPAVGLGTADEPTADGGLGGDPAAAPVVDPTGGAQAPDEPVAPTTTDTGPTAPTTGTGHGTGTGSGSGTGTTTATTTPGALAGQPTTVEPPRDTGAPAGAAAPAAGPGGASGPGPSGTVRP
- a CDS encoding Rieske (2Fe-2S) protein; this encodes MATRLVGVGELGETQVTIVEDTPHGTLAVGLSGGEPFAVSNRCRHLGAPLGKGRVDADGCLECPWHSALFDVRTGAMTRGPQGAFKPIAGVVKGTLGARKLKTFPVELREDAIWLTA
- a CDS encoding sigma-70 family RNA polymerase sigma factor, coding for MAALSSARQRTLLDAARRGDETAYGALVEAYRGELHAHCYRMLGSAHDAEDALQDTLLRAWRGLPRFEQRSSLRSWLYRIATNACLDVISGTGRRQLPTDFGPATDAHDGPGPPLTETAWIEPFPDQRVGLVDGRAAPAARYEQREAVELAFIAALQHLPASQRATLILCEVLGFSAKEAAETLETSVPAVNSALQRARRAVEEKLPAQSQQATLRTLDDEDLRRIVDGYVEAWERGDVDGIAAMLAHDAAITMPPMATWFRGEQLFVFLREWAFNGRVYGAEGRRRVRVVPARANGQLAFGTYSWDEGEGVHLPTVLQVLTLDADRRITEITGFVTPDVYPLFGLPRELP
- a CDS encoding Glu/Leu/Phe/Val family dehydrogenase, whose amino-acid sequence is MARTPAADAGLEHEEVLLRRGPRSGLTTVVAVHSTARGPSLGGCRMWRYDGHDAALADALRLSRAMTWKSAVAGLPLGGGKGVIALPAGAPAPTGAARRAALLDFAETVAVLDGRYVTAEDVGTSARDLGVMAGVTPHVAGLSRARGGSGDPSPWTALGVLESIRASCERAFGSADLRGRSVAVVGLGHVGLALAGLLARAGATLLVTDIVAARREDAARLGARWIASGRALTAPVDVLAPCALGGVLDADAVAALQAPVVAGAANNQLADDAVAGLLADRGVLWAPDFVANAGGIVNISVELEPDGYDPRLARRRVRGIGETMRTVFAQADATGSTPLDAAMTLARRRVAEAGGT
- a CDS encoding alpha/beta hydrolase, with product MRAVVLHPHPDMGGTRHDPVVTTLARALVGAHTFDFVSSDPRRAVDQTLTELGDGSVWLAGYSFGGGIASLIDDPRVRGWILVAPALAMVAPVIATDTRPKLVLAAERDAFFPPASLRELTAGWAATTHHEIAGADHFLRGHERDVAARAAAWVLQFAP
- a CDS encoding gamma-aminobutyraldehyde dehydrogenase — its product is MLQNFIAGTSVAPSGDGAQDVHNAATGEVIAQLGVSSRDDVDGAVEAAREGFVEWRAATPSERSLALLRIADEIEERADELARIETENTGKPLALVLSEEVPPAVDQLRFFAGAARNLQGLASAEYMAGHTSQIRREPIGVTAGITPWNYPFMMAVWKFGPALAAGNSMILKPSENTPTSTLWMAEIIAKHTPEGVFNVLLGRGETGEALVRHEGVDMVSITGSVRAGKAVAAAAADSLKRVHLELGGKAPVVVFDDADVAAAAEMIAGTGYFNAGQDCTAATRVIVGPGIHDAFVEALTEQARGTSYGDPFDEDTYMGPVISQVQRERVAGFIERAPAHATVTTGGNPASGGGYFYEPTVVTGLRQDDEMIQEEIFGPVITVQQFADEAQALAWANGVKYGLASSVWTSDHGRAMRMARDLDFGCVWINTHIPLVAEMPHGGFKQSGYGKDLSAYGFEDYTRIKHVMSNIEE